CACCTTCACCCGGGTCAACATGCACGCGTTCGCCTCGCAGAGCCCGATCCTGGACTCCCTGACCAACGCCGCCGCCATCCCGGCCTCCGCCGACGTCGGCCCCCGGGTGACCGTCCCGGGGACCTTCGACACGATCGACACCCTCGCGCCCGGTGAGACCGCGCCGTTCACCGACTCCGTGCCGGTCGACCTGCTCGGCATCCCCGACGAGGCGGGCGTCTACTGGATCGGGGTTCACGCGCTCGGCGACGGCGCGGTGCCGCGCGACCTGGTCGCCGACGGCCGGGCCCGCACCTTCATCCCCGTCCTCCCGCGCGGCGACGGCAACCTCGACGCCTCCTTCGTGCTGCCCGTGCGCAACCGGGTCTGGTACGACGCGGACGGCCGGATCGGCGGGACCGAGCGCTGGCTGCGCCGGCTCTCCGACGGCGGCACGCTGTCGGGCGTCCTCGACACCGCCGACGCCGCCGGCACCACGCCGTACACCTGGCTCGTCGACCCCGCCGTGCTGCTCGCGATCACCCGGCTCTCGCTCGGCAACCCGGAGCGCTCGCTCGCCCCGGACCCGACGGTCCCCGGCCAGGAGCCGACCGAGGAGCCGAGCCCGTCGGAGTCGGAGGAGCCCGCGCCCGTCGCCCTCGACCCGGCGGTGCCGCCCGGCGGCCAGGTCGACCCGGAGGACGCCGCGCTCGCCGAGGCGGCGTCCGCGTGGCTCACCCGCTTCCGCACGCTGGTCGGCTCGGGCAGCGTGCTCGCGCTGCCCTTCGGCGACCTCGACGTCTCCGCGGCGGTGCGCCAGGCACCCGAGCGCTACACCCAGGCGCTGGCCCGGAGCGCCGAGGCGATGGCGAGCCTGCAGGTCCCGGCCGACCTCGCGGTCGCCCCGGCGGGCGGACGGCTGAGCCCCGAGGCGATCGCGGCCACCCCCGAGGACGTCCAGCTGATCCTGGGCGACAGCGCGTTCGCCGTCCCGCCGAGCACCACCACCTCGGTGGTCCGGCTGCTCGGCCACGAGGCGCTGCTGACCAGCACCGGCGCCGAGTCCGGCGGGCCCGGCCCGACGGACCCCACCGACCCCCTGGCCCTGCGCCAGCGGGTGCTGAGCGAGGCCGCGCTGCGGATCGCCCGCGACGAGCAGGCGCCGCTGGTCGTGACGCTGCCGACGACGTGGCGCGAGCAGGACGCCGAGTCGTTCTTCGACGGCCTCGAGCAGCCGTGGCTCGACACGGTCCCGGCGACCTGGATCGCGGCGCGCCGGGCCACCGGCGTGAACGCGGCGAACCTCGCCTACGAGACCCTCGACGTGGAGGCCGAGCTCCCGGCGCCGGGCTTCGCGGCCGCCGACCGCGCCGACGAGTCCGCCGCGCTCCTCGAGCAGGTCCTCACCCTGCAGACCCGGCTCGGGCAGCAGGTGGGCGACGAGGTGCTCGTCACGCTCTCCGAGCAGCACCGCCAGCGCCCGCGCGGAGCCCGCGCGGCCGCCGCCCGGGTCGACGACGCGCTGCGCTCCGACCTCGGCCTGATCACCATCGAGGCACCCACCCGGGTCACGCTCTCCGGCGACTCGGGCGGCCTCGGCGCCACGCTGGTCAACGGCCTCGACCAGCCGGTGTCGGTGGGGATCGGCATCACCACGGACGGCGAGCTGACCCTCACCGGCGACAGCGTGCGCGACCTCGGTCCCCGGGCCCGCAGCGTGGTGCGGTTCACGGCCACCACCGGCCAGGCCGGCATCCACCTGGTGCGGCTGCGGGTCACGAGCGTCGACGGCGTCCCGCTCGGCTCGGCGGACGAGCTGCCGATCCGCGCGGCCCGGGTCAGCGCGCTGATCTGGATCGTCATGGCCGCGGGTGCCCTCGTGCTGTTCGGGATGATCGGCTACCGGCTGCCCGGCCAGATCCGTGCCCGTCGTGCCGAGCTCAGGGCCAGCGAGCACCGCGCGGCCGCCGAGCCCGACCCGGAGCCGGCCCCGGGCAACCCCTCCGACGCCGCGATGGGACAGGTGTGAGCGACCAGAAGGTGCTGGCCTCCTCGGCCGTCATGGCCGCGGGCACGGTGGTGTCCCGCGCGTCCGGCTACGTCCGTGCGGGACTGCTCGTGGTGGCGCTCGGGTCGGGCGTGCGCGGTGACCTCTTCGCGATCGCCAACACGCTGCCCAACATGGTCTACATCCTGCTGGCCGGGGGCATCTTCAACGCCGTCCTCGTGCCCCAGCTGGTCCGCCGGATCACCGAGGACCCGGACGGTGGCGACGCCTACGCGAGCCGGGTCATCACGCTCTCGGCGCTCTTCCTCGGCTCCGTCACGCTCCTCCTGGCCCTGGCCGCGCCGCTGGTGCTGCGGCTCTACCTCGACGCGTCGTTCTACGGCCCCGAGCTCGAGGCCCAGCTGGAGTCCATCGTCGACCTGACCCGGTGGTGCCTGCCGCAGGTGTTCTTCTACGGCATGTACGTGCTGGTCGGGCAGGTCCTCAACGCCCGCGGCCGGTTCGGCCCGATGATGTGGGCGCCGATCGCCAACAACCTGATCGCGGTCGCGGTCCTGCTGGCCTACCTGCTGGTGTTCGGCCCGACCGGCTCGAGCGCCGCGCAGGACGCCCTTGGGACCGGCGCCGAGACCCTGCTCGGCCTCGGCTCGACGCTCGGCATCGTCGCCCAGCTCGCGGTGCTCGTGCCCTACCTGCGGTCCTCGGGCTTCCTCTACCGTCCGCGCTTCGACTTCCGCGACCCCGAGCTGCGGCACACGCTGAGCCTCGGCAAGTGGACCGTGCTGTTCGTCGTGGTCACCCAGCTGGCCTACCTGCGGGTGGTCCAGCTCGCCTCCGGCGGCAGCGCCGAGGGCGGCACCGGCTTCGTCGTCTACTCCAACAGCCTGCTGATCATGATGGTGCCGCACGCGATCATCACCGTCTCGCTGGCGACCGCGATCCTCCCGCGGCTGTCGACGTACGCCCACGAGGGCCGGCTCGCCGACCTCGGCAGCACGGTCGGCTCCACCCTGCGCACCGCGCTCGCGCTCGTGCTGCCGTTCGCGGTGCTGCTGCCGATCACCGCCGTCGACGTCGCGAGCGTCGCCTTCAGCTGGGTCGACGCGGACCAGGCCGCCCGGTTCGCCCCCACGCTCGCCGTCTTCGGGCCCGCCCTCGTCTTCTTCACCGTCCACTACTTCATGCTCCGCGGCTTCTACGCGATGGAGCGCACCCGGCTGGTCTTCCTCATCCAGGTCGCGGTGTCGGCCACCAACGTCGTCGTCGCCAGCGTGCTGGTGCCGCTGGGGTCGCCGGACGACACCGCGCCGCTGCTCGTGGTGGCCTACCTCGCGTCCTACGTCGTGGGTGCCGTGGTGAGCTTCGTGGTGCTCCGCCGCACCGTCGGTGGCCTCCAGACGCCGCAGCTGGTGCGGTTCCTGGTCCGCATGGCGCTGGTGCTGCTGGTGGCCGGCGTGGTCGCGTGGCTGGTGGAGCGCTCGCTCGCCGGCTTCGGCGCGTCCCCCGGCCCGCTGCTGTCCCTGGTGCGGGGCGGGGCGAGCGCGGCCGCCGGGATGGTGGTCGTGCTGGCCGGGGCCCGGCTGCTCCACGTGCGGGAGGTCACGAGTCTGGTCGACACCGTCGCGGCGAGGGTGCGTCGTCGCTGAGGTTCCCTACGATGAACCTCCGGGGTGGGGTCGAGCGGAACGAGGTGAGGAGGTGAGGTCGATGCAGGCCGGAGACGTCCTCGCCGACCGCTACCGGCTCGACGACCTGCTCGCCGAGAACGGCACCGGCCGTTTCTGGCGTGCCTACGACCGCGTCCTGCACCGCGCCGTCGCGGTCCACGTCCTCGCCGCCGACGACGAGCGCGCCGAGCCGCTGCTCGAGGCCGCCCGCCGCGCCGGACCCGTCATCGACCGCCGACTGCTGCGCGTGCTCGACGCGGAGGTCGCCGACGGGCGCTGCTACGTCGTCAACGAGTGGGGCCAGGGCGACTCCCTCGACGTCCTGCTCACCCGCGAGGGCCCCCTGCCGCCCCGCCGGGCCGCGTGGCTGGTCGCCGAGGTGGCCGACAGCATCGCCGAGGCGCACGCCCAGGGGCTCGCCCACGGCCGGCTCGCCCCGGAGAACGTGCTCGTCGACCAGCACGGCCAGGTCCGGATCATCGGCTTCGGCGTCGACGCCGCCCTGCGCGGCCTCGGCCCCGGCCGCACCGGGGTCGACGAGATCGACCTGGTCGGCCTGCTCTACGCCGCCCTCACCGGCCGCTGGGCCGGCGTCTCGCAGTCGACGCTCCCGCCCGCCCCGGAGGCGCACGGCACCGTCCTGCGCCCGCGCCGGGTCCGCGCCGGCATCCCACGCGTCCTCGACGCGCTGTGCGACCAGGTGCTCGCCCCGCAGCACTCGTCGGCGGCGGCCTCCGACCTCAGCGCCCGGGCCGTGCGCGACCTGCTGGCCGACTACGTCGGTGAGCTGACCGGCACCCACGTCCCGGTCGCCGGCACCCGACCCCCGGCGTCCCCGGCGTCCCGCCGCACCCGCCTCCGGCCGGCCACCCCGGACGCCGACGCGACCGCGGTCACGCCGCCCGTCACGCCCGCCGCGGAGGGCGAGCCGGCGGACCCGACCGAGGCGATCGGGTCCACGACCCCGCCCACGACGCCCGTCACCCCCGCGGAGCCGCTCGAGGCGCCGGCCACCGGCGACGTGTCGTCGACCGACCTGCCCACCCAGGCCGGGATGCCGGTGTTCCACGACGACGACGAGGTCGACTGGCTGCGCGCGCGCACCGACAGGCCGGCTCCGCCGCCGCCGCTCGACGAGCCCGCGCCCAAGCCGCTGTTCGCCCCCGACCCCCCGGAGGGAGAGCCCGTCCGCCGTCCCCGTCCCGGGAGCCGGGCCGCGTCGGCGGGCCCGGACTACTGGCCGTGGGACGCCTCCTCGCCGGGCCCGGACTCCGGCGTGCGCCCCGTCTCGCGCGACACCGGGGGCTGGGGCACCGGCTCGTGGTCCGACGACCGCTGGGGCACCGGCGACGGCCTGCAGGACACCGGCGACCAGGTGCCGGGCCGCAGCTGGTTCCGGCTGGCCCTGGTGGTCGCCGTGCTGGCCGTCGTCGCGGTCGCGGCCGTGGCGGCCTACCAGCTCGGCCTGCCCGCCGCGATCGACGACGCCACGGACGACCCGACCACCTCGACCTCGCCGAGCGCCGCGGCGCCGACGCCGTTCACCGGCCTCGTCGCCGACGACTTCGACCCGCAGGGCTCCGAGCCCCGCGAGGAGAACCCGGAGTCTGTCCCGAACGTCGTCGACGGCGACCCCGCGACCACGTGGACCACCTCCACCTACCGGCAGAACTTCGGCCCCGGCGGCCTCAAGACCGGCGTGGGCCTGGTCGTCGACCTCGGTGCCGCCAAGGACGTACGACGCGTGGTGGTCACCACCGAGGGCGGGCAGACCGCGTTCGCGGCCTACGTCACCAGCGAGGCCCCGACGGCCGTCGCCGACCTGAGCCCCGTGGGCACGGCGTCGGGCACCGGCGAGCTGGCCGTCGACCTGTCCGAGGCGGTCTCCGGGCGCTACGTGACCGTGTGGCTCACGGTGTTGCCCGAGACGGGCGACGGCTTCCGCGGCACGATCTCCGAGGTGCAGGTGCTCGGGTGAGCGACGACCAGACCCCCGGACGCTCCGACCAGGACCTGCTCCGGGCCCACGTCGACGGTGACGCAGACGCCTTCGGCGAGCTGTTCGCCCGCCACCGCGACCGGCTGTGGGCCGTCGCGCTGCGCACCATGGGCAACCCCGAGGACGCTGCCGACGGCCTCCAGGACGGCATGATCGCGGCCTTCCGGCGCGCCGGCTCCTACCGTGGCGAGGCCGCCGTCACGACGTGGCTGCACCGGGTCGTCGTCAACGCGTGCCTCGACCGGATCCGCGCGGCGAAGATCCGCCGTCTCGAGGCGCTCCCCGACGACGTCGAGGACCGCGGATCGCTGGTCGCGACCGCCGAGCACGACGACGAGCCGGACGCGGCCGCGGAGGCCGCGGAGCGCCGGCAGCGGGTGCTCGACGCGCTCGCCACCCTGCCGCCCGACCAGCGCGCCGCGCTGGTGCTGGTCGACATGGAGGGCTACCCCGTCGCCGAGGTGGCCGAGATGCTCGGCTGTGCGGAGGGCACCGTGAAGTCCCGCTGCTCCCGGGGCCGGTCCAGGCTCGCCGCCCTGCTGGTCGACCTGCACCGACCCCCGGGTGAGGTGCCTCACGGGAACCCTCCGCCGGACGGGCCCGTCCCAACCACGGTGCGCCCGCGAGGCCCGCCGGCGCCCTGAGCACCCCGACCCCCGACCATCCACGCGCGCCCCGAGGAGGTGACCCGATGACCGACGCACCCGACCTGCCGCCCGAGCACGACGCCGTACGCCGGATGCTGGCCGACGCCCGCCACCGCGACGCCACGCCTCCCGAGGTCGTCGCCCGCCTCGACGAGGCGCTCGCCGGCCTGGTCGCCGAGCGGGCGACGCCGTCCGCCGAGCCGACACCGGCCGACGACCGCAGCCCGGCGGCCTCCGTCGTCGACCTGGCCGCGCGCCGTCGTCGGCGCGCCGGCGCGGGCCTGCTCGTCGCCGCCGCGGCCGTCGTGGTCGCCGGCGTCGCGGTCGGCCAGGTCCTCCCCACCGGGGGCGGCTCCGACGACTCGGGCGGCGACTCGGCCTCCTCCGCCGAGGGCGGCGGCGAGCCGGGGGCCACGTCCTCCCAGCAGGACTCCTTCGGCGCGGAGGCGGGCCCCTCCGACGGCGACGAGGAGCTGGGCTCGGCCGAGACCAAGCGCGAGATCACGCCCCAGTCCGGGCTCCCCGGCCTGTCGAGCGCCGACGCGGGGCTCCGCGATCGGCTGCTGGCCCTGCGATCCGGCGCGGCGCGGGGTCCGGCCGCGCTCGACCAGCTCCAGGCGGCCAGCGCGTGCCGCACCACGGCCACCGGTCCCGGTCGACGCCTCCCCGTCGAGGTCGACGGCCAGGTGGGCCTCGTCGTCTACCGCGCCCCGGCCGGCGCCGACCAGGACGCCGTGGTCTACGTCTGCGGCACCCCGGAGCCTGTGCGCACCGTCACCCTCCCGGCTCCCTGAGGCGTCGGCCGCGCCGGGAAGAACGCTGGCCTACGATCGGTTGACACCGTCGTACGCACACCACCGAGCACAGCCAGGAGCAACCAGTTCTCATGAGCACCGAGACGCGCAACGTCATCATCATCGGCTCGGGGCCCTCGGGCTACACCGCAGCCGTCTACGCGGCCCGCGCGGCGCTGCAGCCGCTGGTCTTCGAGGGCTCCGTCACCGCCGGCGGCGCGCTGATGAACACCACCGAGGTCGAGAACTTCCCCGGCTTCCGCGACGGCATCATGGGTCCGGCCTTGATGGACGAGATGCGCGCCCAGGCCGAGCGGTTCGGCGCCGAGCTGATCGCCGACGACGTGGTCGAGGTCGACCTCACCGGCGACGTCAAGGTCGTGAAGACCGCCACCGACACCTACACCGCACGCTCGGTGATCCTGTCCACCGGCTCGGGCTACCGCAAGCTCGGCCTGCCCCGCGAGGACGAGCTGTCCGGGCGCGGCGTCTCGTGGTGCGCGACCTGCGACGGCTTCTTCTTCCGCGAGCAGGCCATCGCCGTGGTCGGTGGCGGCGACTCCGCCATCGAGGAGGCGACGTTCCTGACCCGCTTCGCCTCGAAGGTCTACCTGATCCACCGCCGCGACGAGCTGCGCGCCTCCAAGATCATGCAGGAGCGCGCCTTCGCCGACCCCAAGCTCGAGATGGTCTGGAACGCCGAGGTCGCCGAGATCAACGGCGCCGACAAGCTCGAGTCGATCACGCTGCGCGACACCGTCACCGGCGAGGAGCGCGGCCTCGACGTGACCGGCCTGTTCATCGCGATCGGCCACGACCCGCGCTCGGAGCTGCTCACCGGCCAGGTCGACCTCGACGACGACGGCTACGTCCTCGTCGAGCACCCCTCCACCAAGACCAACCTGCCCGGTGTCTTCGCCGCGGGCGACCTGGTCGACCACCACTACCGCCAGGCGATCACCGCCGCCGGCACCGGCTGCGCGGCCGCCCTCGACGCGGAGCGCTTCATCGCCGCCCTCGACCACGAGGCCTCCACCGCCGGCGACGCCGCCGCGACGGTCGAGGCGATCGAGGAGCAGGTGCAGACCGCCGGCGCCTGAGCCGGCCACCGCGGCGGGGAACAGATGTCCCCGGGGCGGTGTTGACTAGGACGTCGCCGCTCCCGCGGCAACCCGACACTTCCGATGAAAGGGGCAAGTGCAGTGGCCGACATCGCCGCCGTGACCGACGCCGAGTTCGAGGCGCAGGTCCTCAAGTCCGACAAGCCCGTCCTGGTGGACTTCTGGGCTGAGTGGTGCGGCCCGTGCCGCCAGGTCGCCCCGATCCTCGACGAGCTCAACAAGGAGCACGGCGAGAAGCTGACGTTCCTCAAGATGAACGTCGACGAGAACCCCGTCACGCCGTCCTCCTACCGCGTGACCGGCATCCCGACCATCAACGTCTACCAGGGCGGCGAGGTCGTGAAGTCCATCGTGGGCGCCAAGCCCAAGGCTGCGCTGCTCAAGGAGCTCGAGGGCATCATCTGAGACGAGCAGCTGGCCGCGAGGAACGAGCGGCCAGCGTGGGCTCGGCCAGATTGAGCAAGTCCCGCGGCTGAGGAACGAAGCCGCGACGGACGCGTCGAAGTCTCCCAGGCCCGCTAGTCGCTCGAGGCGGCCCGCACCGATCCGATCGGGCGGGTCGCCTTCTGCGTGGGCCGCACCGCGCCCCACACCCGCTCCAGCGCCGCCTCGACCTCGTCCTTCCAGCTGAGCGCGGTGCGCAGCTCCATCCGCACCCGCGGCGTCGTGGGGTGCGCGCGCTGGGTCTTGAACCCCACGCTCCCCCAGAACTCCGCCGGCAGCACGCACCCGTCCGGGCGGCCGCGGGTGTCGCCGTACGCCTCGATCGCGGTGTGGCCGCGCGGCACGAGGTCCGCGGCCATCGCCTGCACCAGCAGCCGCCCGAGACCGCCGCGGCGCCACGCGGGGTCGACCCAGGCGGTCGCGGCCAGCACCGCGTCGGGCGAGGTCGGCGCGGTCGGGAGTGTCGCGGCCCCCGGCAGCCGGGAGGCGGGGGCGTACACGATGTGCCCGACGGTGCGGCCGTCGACGCGGACCACGCGTCCGCACGATCCCCAGTCGCGCAGCACCTCGGAGAGCCACTGCTCCTTCTGGGCGGTGCGCTCCGCGACGTCGAGCCGTGCCCGGTCGACCGGCCCGAGCTCCCAGAACAGGCACGACCGGACCGGGTCGGCCAGCTCCGCGAGGTGGTCGACCGTCAGGCGCGCGGTCTTGCGGGACACACGTCGATGCTAGCGGGACGCAGCGCCTGAGAGGATGGGGTGTGCGCCCGATCCGACAGAGCAAGAAGCTGCAGGGAGTCCGCTACGACGTGCGCGGACCGATCCTCGTCGAGGCCCAGCGGCTCGAGGCAGAGGGGCACCGGATCCTCAAGCTCAACATCGGCAACACCGCACCGTTCGGCTTCGAGGCCCCCGAGCAGATCCTCGCGGACATGATGCACCACCTCCCGCAGGCCCAGGGCTACGCGGACTCGCAGGGGATCTGGTCGGCGCGCACGGCCGTCATGCACTACTACCAGTCGCGAGGGTTGCGTGACGTGGGCGTGGAGGACGTCTTCATCGGCAACGGCGTGTCCGAGCTGATCTCGATGGTGCTCCAGGCGTTCGTCGACGACGGCAACGAGATCCTCGTCCCCTCGCCCGACTACCCGCTGTGGACCGGGGCGGTCACCCTCGCCGGCGGCATCCCGGTGCACTACCGGTGCGACGAGGAGGACGACTGGAACCCCGACCTCGCCGACATCGAGTCGAAGATCACCGAGAACACGCACGCCCTGGTGATCATCAACCCGAACAACCCCACCGGCGCCGTCTACAGCGAGGAGACGGTGAAGGGGCTCGTCGACATCGCCCGGCGCCACGAGCTGGTCGTGATGGCCGACGAGATCTACGAGAAGATCCTGTTCGAGGACGCCGTCCACCACCACGCGGCGACCCACGCCGGCAACGACGTGCTGACGCTGACGTTCTCCGGGCTGTCCAAGGCCTACCGGGTGTGCGGCTACCGCGCGGGCTGGGTGATGGTCTCGGGCCCGAAGGAGCTCGCGACCGACTTCCTCGAGGGCCTGACGCTGATCGCCAACATGCGGATGTGCGCCAACGTGCCCGCCCAGCACGCCATCCAGACGGCGCTCGGCGGCTACCAGTCGGTCGAGGAGCTGATCGGTCCCGGCGGCCGGTTCTACGAGCAGTCGATGCTGGCCCACCGGCTGCTCAACGAGGTCCCCGGCGTCTCCAACGTGAAGCCGCGCGGCGCGCTCTACTGCTTCCCGCGCCTCGACCCCGCGGTCTACCCGATCGAGGACGACCAGGACTTCGTGATCGAGCTGCTGCGGGCCAAGAAGATCCTCGTCACCCACGGCACGGGCTTCAACTGGCCCGCCCCCGACCACTTCCGGCTCGTGACGCTGCCCGAGGCGAGCGTGCTCGAGGAGGCGATCGGCCGGATCGCCGACTTCCTCGCGACGCGACGCTGATCACGAAGGGTCGCGGGCACGGCTCGCCGGACCCTAGGCTCCTCGCCATGCGCGACGTGACCTACCCCCCGATCATCGTCACGGCCAAGGCGGCGTTCCGGGCGCTGGGCCAGAACTTCCAGATGACCGGAACCGAGCACGTCCCGCGGGACGGCGGCGTGCTGCTGGCCTTCAACCACATCAGCTACGTGGACTTCGTCTACGGAGGCTTCGCGGCGAACCCGTCCGGCCGCCTGGTCCGCTTCATGGCCAAGCGTGAGCTCTTCGACCACCGCTACGTGGGTCCGCTGATGCGCTCGCTGCACCACATCGAGGTCGACCGGGGCGAGGGCGTCGCGAGCTTCCACACCGCCGTCGACTACCTGCGCCAGGGGGAGGCCGTCGGGATCTTCCCCGAGGCGACCATCTCGCGGGCGATGGAGCTCAAGGAGCTCAAGACCGGTGCCGTACGCATCGCGGCCGAGGCCGGCGTACCGCTCGTGCCCGTGATCCTGTGGGGCACCCAGCGGATGATGACCAAGGACCACCCCCGCGACTTCTCCCGGGGCACGACCATCGCGATCCGGGTCGGCGAGGCGATGCACCCCACGGGCGCCGACCCCGTCGCGGAGACCGCCGAGCTCCGCGACCGGATGTCCGCCATGCTCGCGACCACGGTGGCGGAGTACCCGGCCGACGAGCAGCCGCCGGGCTCCTGGTGGGTCCCGGCGTCGATGGGCGGCAGCGCCCCCACCCTCGAGGAGGCCGCCCGCCTCGACGCCGAGGAGAAGCGGGAGCGGGCCCGCAAGCGTGCCGAGAAGCGTGCGAAGCGACAGGCCGACTCGTAGACATCTCGACTTGTCGACAGGTCGATCTGTCGCTTTGTCGACATTTGTCCTGATCCAGCGCGTGGGCTGACCAGCCCGCCCAGGCCCTGTCACGCCCTCGGGCGGCCGGCGTCGGCGCCGCCGCGGGCATGGTCCGCACCGGACCGCTCCGCCATCCCGCAGGCCTGCGGCACCGTCGCAGTCGGCACCGCAGCCCCCGGTGGCCAAGCGACGACCTCCGGGCCGTCCCCGCTACGCGTTCGACGGACGCCCGCACCCCGCCACCGCGGTCTATCTGAGGACGTCCTGCAGCCCGAACGGCCCTCCGGGACTGCACCACGTCCTCAGACGTCTGGCACGGGCCTTCCAGGGCATGGTTCCCGGACCACCTGCCGCGGCACGCTCCCGCCGCGGGAACCACCACTGCGGCGCCGGGTCCGACAAGCCGCCAGCAGGTGTCTGAGGACGGCCCTGGACCACAACGGCTCTCCTGGGTCCCACCCGTCCTCGGATGGGTCGTCTGCGGGGCCTCCAAGGGCAGGCGCGCACCGCGCGCCCACACCTGCAACGCCGACA
Above is a genomic segment from Nocardioides okcheonensis containing:
- a CDS encoding lysophospholipid acyltransferase family protein; its protein translation is MRDVTYPPIIVTAKAAFRALGQNFQMTGTEHVPRDGGVLLAFNHISYVDFVYGGFAANPSGRLVRFMAKRELFDHRYVGPLMRSLHHIEVDRGEGVASFHTAVDYLRQGEAVGIFPEATISRAMELKELKTGAVRIAAEAGVPLVPVILWGTQRMMTKDHPRDFSRGTTIAIRVGEAMHPTGADPVAETAELRDRMSAMLATTVAEYPADEQPPGSWWVPASMGGSAPTLEEAARLDAEEKRERARKRAEKRAKRQADS